In Fibrobacter sp. UWEL, the following are encoded in one genomic region:
- a CDS encoding 1-deoxy-D-xylulose-5-phosphate synthase, which produces MLLENIKSPADVKKLDAASLENLAVEVRGTLIEKLSKHGGHVGPNLGMVEATIALHYVFESPKDKIVYDVSHQSYAHKMLTGRAAAFLDESKYDDVTGYTEPCESEHDQFMIGHTSTSVSLALGLATARDIKGESGNVIAVIGDGSLSGGEAFEGLDNAGEYATNFIVVVNDNEMSIAENHGGLYGSLAELRASQGKSENNYFKSLGFEYLYVEQGNDIQTLIAAFNKVKDSKKPVVVHIHTLKGKGLSFAEQNKEAYHWSIPFDAKTGYQDWGDGESWGGILGDYLMKKIKADPKVVVIHSAVPAGIGFFEPQRKEAGKQFIDVGIAEEHAVALASGLAKGGAKPIYSTHSTFIQRTYDQLSQDLCANNNPATLLITMSGADGMNDTTHLCIFDIAMMVNIPNLAYLCPTCVEEAKAMMDYAVDQVQCPMAVRIPNGVAHRDVAFDTDYSKVTYKVDKEGSKVAIIALGDFYQRGIAVAAELAKQGINATIINPRFASGVDEELLESLKANHQVVVTLENGVTAGGFGEKIAAFYGPSSMKVLVKGLKKEFYDKVSFADLCHRNRLNPDQITEDVLAAL; this is translated from the coding sequence ATGCTTCTCGAAAATATCAAGTCCCCTGCAGATGTGAAAAAACTGGATGCAGCTTCTTTGGAAAATTTGGCCGTGGAAGTTCGCGGCACTTTGATTGAAAAGCTTTCGAAGCACGGTGGCCATGTGGGCCCTAACTTGGGCATGGTAGAAGCCACCATCGCGCTGCATTATGTTTTTGAATCCCCCAAGGACAAGATTGTTTACGATGTAAGCCATCAGTCTTACGCCCACAAGATGCTGACCGGCCGTGCTGCGGCCTTCTTGGATGAAAGCAAGTATGACGACGTTACGGGTTACACGGAGCCTTGCGAAAGTGAACATGACCAGTTTATGATTGGCCATACTTCTACTTCTGTAAGCCTTGCGCTGGGCCTTGCAACTGCCCGCGATATCAAGGGCGAGAGCGGCAATGTGATTGCTGTGATTGGTGATGGATCCTTGAGCGGCGGCGAAGCTTTTGAAGGTCTGGACAACGCAGGCGAATACGCAACTAATTTCATCGTTGTGGTGAACGACAACGAAATGTCCATTGCTGAAAACCATGGCGGCCTTTACGGAAGTTTGGCGGAACTGCGTGCCTCCCAAGGCAAGTCCGAAAACAATTACTTCAAGTCTCTGGGCTTTGAGTATTTGTATGTGGAACAGGGTAACGACATCCAGACTTTGATTGCAGCCTTTAACAAGGTGAAGGATTCCAAAAAGCCTGTGGTTGTTCACATCCATACCTTAAAGGGCAAGGGCCTTTCTTTCGCGGAGCAGAACAAGGAAGCCTATCACTGGAGCATTCCTTTTGACGCAAAGACGGGTTATCAGGATTGGGGCGATGGCGAATCCTGGGGCGGCATCTTGGGCGACTACTTGATGAAGAAAATCAAGGCGGACCCGAAGGTGGTTGTGATTCATTCTGCGGTTCCTGCAGGCATTGGTTTTTTTGAGCCCCAGCGTAAGGAAGCGGGCAAGCAGTTTATTGATGTAGGTATTGCAGAAGAGCATGCCGTGGCTCTGGCCAGTGGCCTGGCCAAGGGTGGCGCCAAACCCATCTACAGCACTCACAGTACGTTTATCCAGCGCACTTACGACCAGCTTTCCCAGGACCTGTGCGCCAATAACAATCCCGCCACCCTGCTCATTACCATGAGCGGAGCCGACGGCATGAACGACACCACCCATCTTTGCATTTTCGATATTGCAATGATGGTGAACATTCCCAACTTGGCTTACCTCTGCCCCACCTGCGTAGAAGAAGCAAAGGCCATGATGGATTACGCAGTGGATCAGGTGCAGTGCCCCATGGCTGTCCGCATTCCCAATGGCGTTGCCCATCGCGATGTTGCATTTGACACCGACTATTCCAAGGTCACTTACAAGGTTGATAAGGAAGGTTCCAAGGTGGCAATTATCGCTCTGGGCGATTTCTACCAGCGCGGTATTGCCGTTGCCGCAGAACTTGCCAAGCAGGGAATCAATGCAACCATCATCAATCCGCGATTTGCAAGCGGCGTCGACGAAGAACTTCTGGAATCTCTGAAGGCAAACCATCAGGTTGTTGTGACTCTGGAAAACGGCGTTACCGCAGGCGGCTTCGGCGAAAAGATCGCAGCCTTCTACGGTCCCAGCAGCATGAAGGTGCTTGTGAAGGGCTTGAAGAAGGAATTCTACGACAAGGTCAGCTTTGCGGATCTCTGCCATCGCAACCGCCTGAACCCGGATCAAATTACAGAAGATGTCCTGGCCGCGCTGTAA
- a CDS encoding cyclophilin-like fold protein: MLLLSACGQAEASSATGNEPAKGTAAQSSDALNETAKEPMAKTLYITVNGKKISATLVENSSTRALVEKLAAGPITYEAHDYGDFEKVGELPWSLPRNDENITTVPGDLILYLGKNFVIYYDTNQWDFTRIGRVDGKSQAELKTFLNAGKGNVKITLSLE, encoded by the coding sequence ATGCTCTTGTTATCCGCTTGCGGGCAGGCGGAGGCTAGCAGCGCTACTGGCAATGAGCCCGCGAAGGGAACTGCCGCGCAGTCCAGCGATGCTTTGAATGAAACTGCGAAGGAGCCTATGGCAAAAACCTTGTACATTACGGTGAATGGCAAAAAGATTAGCGCCACCTTGGTGGAGAATTCTTCTACAAGGGCGTTGGTGGAAAAATTGGCAGCAGGCCCTATCACTTACGAGGCCCACGATTACGGCGACTTTGAAAAGGTGGGTGAGTTGCCCTGGAGCCTTCCTCGCAATGACGAAAATATTACTACAGTTCCTGGCGATTTGATTCTCTATCTAGGAAAGAACTTCGTGATTTATTACGATACCAACCAGTGGGATTTCACCCGCATTGGGCGTGTGGACGGTAAGTCGCAAGCGGAACTAAAAACTTTCCTGAATGCAGGAAAGGGAAATGTCAAGATTACATTAAGTTTGGAGTAG